GGGAGAAAGAGAAAGGAATAACTCGATGGTAGAGGAGCAGAGAAGGAGAGACAACTGAAAACTGTAGGCAGGAGGAACTAATCTCGTTTTTCTCTATGAATTCTAGCATGGCAGGCCACAAATGAGGAGGAGGTTTGCTGATGAGTAGGTGAGAGACTGGTGAAGGCAGATGTTGACTGAGAGGAAACTCTTCTCCCGTATTTAGTGGGGAGAAGAGTTTCTACACAATAATATGGACTCACCATTTATGCGTGGGTAATAACTTATTATGAGTTTGACAGTCGTAgaaacttatttatttatttggcataaataaacttATTTGTTTATTTGGCATAAACTTATTTATCATCCAAGTCAACACTTCAATTCCAAGTattatttatttggcataaacAGAAAGAGAAAGCCCATAGTGCATCACAAGAAGCTACTCCTTGTGCTTGCTTAATTTATGCCGTCGAATAGGGCCGAGGCATGTGCTTCtaattattatgatttttatttccaTCATTAGATGTTCCTTTTAGCTGCAGTGTTGCTATTATCCCAGCTTTCGGAGATCGGAATATGAGAGGACTTCACGTGTATATAAGTCCGATTCAATTCAGGTTTGCATGGGCTCGAAGTGCAGTGCATTCCTTTATCTTCTTCTACGTTTCAAGATCGATCTTGTGACACGCGACATGAGATCGACGATAATCTACTCAACCTTGAACTCTAATCATAGTCTTTTCTGCATCACTTTAGTGTATCAGATCGTAATACAGTATGTTATCAACCTTTTCTGTACGTTGATCTTCTGTATGTCAGATCGATGGAGGCGTTCGCACCGCTGGGAGCGACGGAGTGGCACCGTGGTGCACTCGGGTGGGTGGGCCGTCTTAGACCAGGAGGAGGCGTGACTGGGGTTGGCCGTATCTCACAACGAGCTAGTTTCCCTTTGGGAGAAGGAAGTCGGCAAGACTTTTGAGAGGGTTTATGTCTCTGAAGAAGATTGCTAGTTCTGTGCAAAGAAGTTTTCATAACTAGAGATCATCTAAGCCCGTCTACTAACATGATTGCTAATTTCTTTTAGAATCGCTACTGCTACTGAACATCGTACTTGCTATTTCACACTCATTCTTTGTCGATGGGGACCAAACCAACTTTGAGATGGAGCCATCCTTTGGGGTGGAGGCTTCAGTTCTCTACCCTGACGTCGAATACACTACCGTAGATGAATACCTGGACCGCTTCCTCTGAGATCACGTCGCAGCGGGCAGCAGCAATGACGGTGACGAAAGAATGGGAAACAGCGACGATGGCAGCGATGTTTGTGAGTGCAGCAGCGACGGCAACAAATCTAGTCTACCGCTAGAGAGTGACAAAGGTTGAAGAGGATCATTATGttcgggatggaggagcaaggaggagtaagaaaatgataaaaacataatactacggtgcaattaaaaaaatttctttcgATTAAGAAAACCGACGTAGTATTTAAAGGAAAgacatagaacacttacaagatattcctaAGTATATACTTcttatcttgcttcatgaacGGGACCTAATGGTAACTATTTCACTTCATCATATCACCCATGATTGAGTTAAATGTAGGAATTAttttataactactagatcattggTCAGACAACTTCTTAAAATATGCCTATAACTATTTAGAACATGGTAACTATCTaaataactactatgaatcaattctcaacacatTATGCTTGGTTACTCGTGATACTGAACTAAAGCCTTAAATATTCTATATATTATTGGGATAAATAAGTATTTTAAGATTTTTGAATTAGTGTTATAAAAGAACAAGTAATACGAGACTCctcacaaaaaaaatataaattaagatttgatTCTTCTATATAGCTATACAAGTAGATTTGTACATAGTGGGATAATGGAAGGATCTTGTGAGAAGGTAATTGATtttctctataattttttttattattgatgatttcttctaATTTTGGAAGTCTTTTCTCCCCCTCcatataattttgattttttccttGTTTTCACCATGATTTTGTAAATAATTCCATACTAAATTATGGAAAAGACTGAAAGCCCTTCGTATTATAATTCTATGAAAACGAGGTTGCATGAATCCAATGGATTCTAATTAGGTTGGAATCAAGATAACAAAGAAGGCTTCAATCAGTAGCATGGGAAAGTCTCCCTTCTCTCTCACAAAAGTTATGTCATCCCATGTCAGTTACCCCAAAGCATTTGCAGAAAATAATTGTACGGGCGCCGCTGCTGCAGACTGTAAGCGCATGATCGAACACTTGTGCATGCGCCAGAGGTCCCATAATTTACGCTAAATTAAAAGCTGAAGAACTATCTTTTTCATCACAATCCAAAGGCTtaatttgtttttgtcttttgACCTTCTTTTTGTTTGTCATCGGATCTCACCTTTAGTAAAGCCATCGATTCGGTTTATTAACTGGATAGAAGATGCAAAGAGATTATATTGCTCTGAGATACATGACCCAAATAAAGATGAACAGAAGATAGAAGTTCTCCAACACAGATCACCTGACGTGTTATTCCCTTGGTAAAATCTAGTTGTGGCCATCGACCTGCTCTTTCTTGGTTGTCAGCGGCAGCAATCCCTTCTCCCTGCACGACTCTATTGCTCCGTCGAACATGTCCTCCATGCTGTACTTGAACGTAAAGCCCAAGTCAGTAAGCTTCTTTGAGGAGAACTTGATCACGTCCGATACCTCATCGATCCCTTCAAACCTACGTGTAATTGGTGCAGCCCTCAGTCAGTCATATGGCAAGAGAATCAAAGTAGATATATAATCCCCTCTTCGAGTCCAACACCAGATCTTAGAGTCCTTCTCGTGGAGGTGACTTACTCGGTGGGGATGTCATACTCAGGGTACCTCTCCGTTAGCATCTTCGCCAGATCCGAGATGGTGATGTCGTGAGAAGAGCAAACGTATCTCCCCTTTGCTTCCGGATGCTCGAACAAGAATATGTGAGCCATGCAAAGATCATCCAAGTGCACAAACTGGACTGGGTTCAAGATCGAGTAATGTGGTGTGTTCCCTGCCAAGCATTGTtataccatcatcatcatcattggcagtgagtttagagagagagagagagagagagagagagttggttgCTGTTCGAATGATATGTAGGTGGGCAGGAAACTTGTGATTTATTACGTAGAAGACGTGGGCATGCGAACCTGTTACCAAAGCCAGTGCAGAGAGCATGCTGGGAGGCATGGTGGGAATGATGAATGGTCCGTTGACTAAGGTCGGTATGATGCTTATGAAATCCAAATGGTTCTTCTCGGCAAATTCCCATGCTGCCTTCTCCGCCAGCGTCTTTGAGACGAAGTACATCTGCAAAATGTTTGGCCACAGGACAAAGGATTAGAGCTTAATTTGCACTGCTGTAGTCAAAACGTAGTCGGCGAATTGATGATTCCGTGTATGTGTCCGGTTGATTACCCAACCAGTCATCTTCTTAGCCCTGCAGAACTCGACATCGCTCCATGAGTTCTCGTCGTACTCCTCCTTGCGACGAGCATGAACGC
Above is a genomic segment from Musa acuminata AAA Group cultivar baxijiao chromosome BXJ3-4, Cavendish_Baxijiao_AAA, whole genome shotgun sequence containing:
- the LOC135635351 gene encoding dihydroflavonol 4-reductase-like, with amino-acid sequence MSYFRCRPLTMSNPSVGEKGMVCVTGAAGFVGSWLIMRLLEQGYTVKATVRDPNNLRKVKHLLDLPKASTDLTLWKADLIDQGSFDDAVRGCVGVFHVATPMDFQCSDPENEVIKPAIDGMMNVLKSCAKAGTVRRVVFTSSAGTTCVHARRKEEYDENSWSDVEFCRAKKMTGWMYFVSKTLAEKAAWEFAEKNHLDFISIIPTLVNGPFIIPTMPPSMLSALALVTGNTPHYSILNPVQFVHLDDLCMAHIFLFEHPEAKGRYVCSSHDITISDLAKMLTERYPEYDIPTEFEGIDEVSDVIKFSSKKLTDLGFTFKYSMEDMFDGAIESCREKGLLPLTTKKEQVDGHN